A window of Salvia splendens isolate huo1 chromosome 8, SspV2, whole genome shotgun sequence genomic DNA:
ATCTTTTGGGGGTTCTTGTGAATCTTGTGGGGGCAGGTTTTCCCTTTTCCTAGGTTTGTTTTCATGACTACTCCCTCGTTGCAGCTATGGATAAGGGTTTGACATTTTTTGTCCTTTTCTTGATTCTCGTGAGTATATAAGTGTTGGTGATTGTAGATTGGGATCTTGGTTGTTaagtttgttgttgtttttttgtGGTCTTGATTCCAATCCTTAAAATTTCTGTTTTTGGAAGTATGTTTAATGCATCCTATGTTTGACTCCTAGATCCCTATTTACCTCTTTCACTTTTGATGAAAGGTCATTAGTTTCAATCTCTTCCTTTTGTCCTTTTTTGTTTAGTTCTTCAAGAATTGCTCCATTTTGTGGGTATTGATCCAATTGGTAAAACTTTTGATTCCTCTAAGGTTAGCTTTGCTGCACGAAAAGATCGATTTCGAGAACCTGAAATAGGTTTGTCGCCTTAAATCGGGTTGGTATTGCGATGATGGAAGAGATATCTCCTGCAGCAGTCGCGGTTACATTTGGTTTAGGCAATCCTGTGTGCGAGAATCCCGCGATTTCAAGCCATATGGAGATTGCTCGACTCAAATTAGTGACGGAGACAGCAACCTTGCTGTCTGATCCATCGTTCGGCTGGGATGCTGGTTTTAATCGTGTGAAAACTGAGGTGGATGGCATGTTAGACACGGCACTGGTTAACGAGAGCAGCCAGGCGGAAGGTAGTAATGCTCACGATAGTGAGGAAGACGAAATTATCTTGTTTGGTGCGGACACTAGCTTTATAGGTGGTGTAGAGTTGCTACCCCTACATCATGGCTCGAATATAGCTGTGCCGCTTGTTTCTGCTTCAGAGACAAGTGTGCCGATTGCTGTTGAGATTGAGGGCGTGGAGAATGGCCAGCTGGTTGCCAAGGTGATTAGTGTGGAGGAGAAAGGCATGCCAACGGGTGAGTGTTCGAGTGGACCTGCAATTAAAGAATCCCTCGTTTCTGTTAAACTGCCCTGCCAGAAAAACCCGGGCAAAGGCGGTGTTAAGAGTGTTTTTGAGCTGGACTGTGTGCCACTCTGGGGGTCAGTGTCGATATGTGGACATAGGCCCGAGATGGAAGATGCTCTTATGGTCGCACCACATTTCATGAAAATCCCGGTGAAGCTATTTATTGGTGACCATGGAAACGATGGAATAAGTCAGACTCTGAATCAACTGACGTCTCATTTTTTCGCAGTTTATGATGGCCATGGTGGATCTCAGGTGCAGTGTTGTTATTTGTCGATCAACACAAAAGATTAATGTTTTCATAATTGTTCTGTGGTGTGAAAAATGTGTTGTCTGCTAATTACTATTGGAACTTGATTTTGTAGGTTGCAAATTACTGTCGTGATCGTATTCACTGGGCTTTGGTGGAGGAATTGAACGAGTGTAAAGTGGTAGAAGGGAGCACCAAGGACACTAGGCAGGTCCAGTGGGAGAGGATTTTCACAGATTGCTTTCTAAAAGTCGACGATGAAGTTGGGGGCAAGCCGGTAGAGGGCAGCCCTCAAGTGGATATTGAAGAGGATTGCATTGTCGAACCTCTTGCCCCGGAGACCGTCGGATCAACTGCTGTGGTTGCAGTTTTGTCATCATCCCATATTATAGTTGCCAACTGTGGAGATTCAAGGGCTGTACTCTACCGTGGTAAAGAAGCAATCCCGTTGTCAGTTGATCACAAAGTAAGCTTGCATCTTATTGCTTGTTGTTCTTGAAGTCTGTTGGCGTTATGTTCTCATTTTTCGTTTAATTTATCTGCCAGCCAAGTCGAGAGGATGAATATGCTAGAATTGAGGCATCCGGAGGCAAGGTCATATCGTGGAACGGCCACCGTGTTTTTGGTGTTCTTGCTATGTCAAGGTCTATAGGTAGGTCTATTTTATTCCAGTTTTATGCCAAAAAAGATAATTTCTTGTGCCTTTTATAGAATTCTTCATGCTTTATTGTGCAATTTCTGGTAGTAAGATCGAATTGAGATAATTTTCTTAACCGGTGTTTGAAAGCTCTCAATAATTGGAAAATGAATATTACTCAAaattgtatgttcattactagTATTTCTTAAGGATCTCACGGGGGCTTGGTTCGAATTGAACAACGTTAATTAGGGACACGTTCGACTTTCATCTCGAGTCTGGTTCCCGCTCTTTCTCGTGCATTATTCATGTAGTTATACAACTGAACTTTCACTAACCTCGGACGCTCTTCTCAGGTGATAGATACTTAAAGCCGTGGATCATACCCGAGCCGGAGGTAATGTTTGTCCCTCGGAACAGAGAGGACGACTGTCTCATCCTGGCCAGTGACGGGCTGTGGGATGTGATGACAAACGAGGAAGTGTGTGAAGTGGCGAGGAAACGCATTCTGATCTGGCACAAGAAGAACGGGACGGACCCGTTGGCAGATCGAGGACAAGGTATCGACCCGGCGGCCCAATCGGCAGCGGAGTACCTCTGCCAGCTGGCCCTGCAGGCAGGGAGCAAAGATAACATCTCTGTAATTGTGATAGACTTGAAGTCTAAGAGGAATATCAAAACCAAACCTTGATTCTCCATTTCCACTGTAGCTTTTTACattaatattttctcatttttacaTAATCAGTCCATATTGTTTTttgtcttcatggacttgaaaAGTGTGCATGAGGATGGTTTTTAGTAATGTAATATAGAAAAAGAGAGGATTACTTAATTTAGGAACTTTTTGTGTTTGATTATTGTTACATTGGTTGTTACTAAATCTTACATGtatagataaaaataattaatttaaaatcttaGATATTATTGTCTAAATGAATGGTTgtcatttaaatcatataaatatcataattttataattacaaTAGTatacaaaattataatttttcaattttttttagagtaaaggccaaaattggtcctgaacatatagccattttacgattttggtcctaaacattatcttttggattttttggtcctgcacatatggacatttgatcattttggtcctccgtcaatatttccgttaaaaactaacggtcaacattatcttttggattttttagtcctgcacatatggatatttgatcattttggtcctgcacatatggaattttgatcattttggtcctccgtcaacattttcgttaaaaactaacggtcaacggccgatttttgactaaaacaatgggttgggtcgggtcgtgtttgggtcgggtttagGTTACACGTTAAGAGCAATCAAGAGCAATCACGAAGAGTTTACTTTATACAATATAAttactagtaatttttattacttcatataataaaaataaaaatacaacattAATTATAATTCTAAGCAAGGATGGTAATAGAGAATTAGTGATTACACACATGCTATTTCATGCTATGTATAAACTATAATACTATATATATTCAGATTAGAGTCCCGATTTGCTATTTTAGTCCATCTGCGATCAGGAGACTTAGGGTGGGGTAGGCTAGCAATGAGATGGATGAGGGAGTTTGCACTTATCAGGAAGCTGTAAGGCAAGATTAGGGTCTATTCCAAGGGATGGCAGCAGCTTTGAGTTCTTGTAGGAGCAAAGGCACCTTATATCAGCATGAGACAGGGCAGAGCAGCACTTTGCCGATGGCGGTGGCGGCCTCGGTGGAGTCACCGATGGCTTGCACGCCATCAGATCCTCCCCTGACATGTTGCATATGTTCTGACCATCTACATTTATGATCACCAACATCAACATTGCTACTACTACTCCTATCTTCTTTTCATACACTAAATTCttcctcattttcttttttctttatactaTATGCTTTTGTTTCAATTAGTTTAGTGATGGTCATTTATATAGGGCTTCATGGCCGCCCTTTTAGACTTGTGAAATTATTTGAAAGGAgataattattttgattttgatttttcatGTATAGGTTCTTCGGTtgctttttaatttattttccacCACAAATGTTTGTTTTGGAACTTTGTAATCACATAGTgtgtgattggattttatcttcaaAAATAGTGTTTTCACTTTGTCAAGTTGACTCCCAAGTCTTCGTAATTAGGGTCGGTACTGTTGCTTCCAAGTCTTCATGtgttcaaaaatcaaaatagagGTAATGAGTTCTTCTCGTATCATTTAATGTGGGCAAAAATGTGTGCCCTCGTATACCTTCACCATTATTACATTCAATTAGAGTTAATTCACCTATAGTGATGTGTCTATTCATGTaaagttcaaaatattttgGCCAATTCCACGTTAAAATTTGTATCGTCCACTCTTATAAAGTATTTTTTGTTGGTAGACATAGAATTATTGAGTGTCAAATCGGGTACCCGTGGGTATTCGACCCAAAATTTTCGGATACCCGATCCCAAAAACCCAAAATTTgctacccgatacccgatccgaaaatgatttcgggtatccagtcccgaaAAACCGGGTACCGATcccgattaaaaaaaaatctttgtttttttttcatatttttcccAAGTTCCAACTTGTTAAATACTTACAAATTGCTTAATTATAATGTGTATAATTCAAGTTCAAAACAGCTACAGGAATTGCTTAATTTGTTAATTAACTATGGCTATTTTAGAAAGTGTATAATTCAACAAATAAGCATAATGTAAACACATAAGGATAATGTATGTATACCTTCTTCAATCTTCAGATGGCGGCGGCGGGGGCGGGGCGGCCACTGCTTGGGCGGCGTGGGCCGAGAGGGAGAGCCGGAGAGGGCTTGGCGGACTGCGTCTgcgtgagggagagggaggagcCGAGGAGAAGACGACAAGCTCGTCGGTGCAGGCGGTGGTGCTCGTTGGTGGGTCGTGGGTGAGTGGCAGCCCGCAGCCGAGAGAGGGAGACAGAGTGAGAGTCAGACAGGGAGCAGAAGGGAGTTTAAAATGTGTAGATCCCTAATTCCCTAAATTCAAATTGATTAATTGAGTCAAAGTCAATAAGTAAATAATAAAttgacaaattaaataaatcattattaaaattatatattttttcggATTTTCGGGTAACCCGATACCCGAAAATCCCAATAACCCAATACCCGATCCCGATCCAAAACCCGATttttcgggtatcgggtatccaattacccaattttttcgggtttgggtatcgggtatccaatacccgatatccattttgacagtACCCGATACCCGAAAATCCCAATAACCCAatacccgatcccgatcccgatccgaaacccaaattttcgggtatggggtatccaatacccgatatccattttgacaggcCTAAGTGAGAAATTATAGGTATTGTATAGAATCATTTACATTTTAACTTATTTTCAAACCAAACATTTGTCAAAGCTAAAAAATCCCATTAAAGAGAAGCATATGATAATCCAACAAAATCTGGGGACTACTGCTGAAGCTAACAATAGATAATGCTATACCAAGAGAGAACCAGCAACCACAATGTCTGCATTTG
This region includes:
- the LOC121745250 gene encoding protein phosphatase 2C 16-like codes for the protein MMEEISPAAVAVTFGLGNPVCENPAISSHMEIARLKLVTETATLLSDPSFGWDAGFNRVKTEVDGMLDTALVNESSQAEGSNAHDSEEDEIILFGADTSFIGGVELLPLHHGSNIAVPLVSASETSVPIAVEIEGVENGQLVAKVISVEEKGMPTGECSSGPAIKESLVSVKLPCQKNPGKGGVKSVFELDCVPLWGSVSICGHRPEMEDALMVAPHFMKIPVKLFIGDHGNDGISQTLNQLTSHFFAVYDGHGGSQVANYCRDRIHWALVEELNECKVVEGSTKDTRQVQWERIFTDCFLKVDDEVGGKPVEGSPQVDIEEDCIVEPLAPETVGSTAVVAVLSSSHIIVANCGDSRAVLYRGKEAIPLSVDHKPSREDEYARIEASGGKVISWNGHRVFGVLAMSRSIGDRYLKPWIIPEPEVMFVPRNREDDCLILASDGLWDVMTNEEVCEVARKRILIWHKKNGTDPLADRGQGIDPAAQSAAEYLCQLALQAGSKDNISVIVIDLKSKRNIKTKP